Proteins found in one Hyphomicrobiales bacterium genomic segment:
- a CDS encoding type I restriction endonuclease subunit R produces the protein MTMSSPTEQLVEDVASVYFGAIGAVTRRGIEIDDAGERGDATRVVLTGRLGGALHRLNPSLPHDSIEEVVRILSRPPHPTLIQNNRWVHTLLTDGVEVEYRDAKSGETRGDRARLVDFDNPAANDLLVVRQLTVTGASGKSIRPDLTVFLNGLPIAVIELKDPTDTQADIGVAIDQFDRYMRTAPDLFVPNLALVVSDGMLTRVGAITSARSRFMPWRPIDDREGGGAPTLEALIRGLFEPRTLVDYLRTCVTFEEDERGEIAKKIAGYHQFRALRKARASVLARLKPPSGTGDGRGGVIWHTQGSGKSLTMLMLAGALIREPRMTNPTVVMITDRNDLDDQLFDTFAAGRALLRQDPVQAASREHLKALLDRAAGGVVFTTIQKFAEAHGVVSERSNVIVMADEAHRSQYGFVDGGARWMREALPNATFVGFTGTPLERDDKNTIHVFGEYADVYDIRQAVEDGATKPLYYESRIIKLKVNEEGARVAEEEVEYVVNADRSGEAAEDRIRVPLESLVGAQERIARLAAFIVEHWEKRRAAMEGKAMVVTMSRDIAARLYEAIRTLRPDWHDADDELGAMKVVVTGTNEDPEPLRNHVRTKVARKRLAERFKAPDDDLRLVIVCDMWLTGFDCPPAHTMYLDKPLAGHNLMQAIARVNRVYGDKPGGLIVDLLGLADQLADALATYTQAGGTGEAVRKVQDDAVPAMQAAFEKLRGFFHGCDYEQALDAEPQAVLPVYLRAIDHVFGQSDDGWKRLRTLVKELSAAFALAVPRPETEAITPHLAFFQRAVAMIRKRLADDSGGGAGHARQRDIDAAVRQVIGGAVDADEVIDLFAVAGLAEARLDILSDEFLGRVAALEQKNLALETLRKLLNDQIRITERTNIVQSKKFREALEDAMLRYTNKAISTAEMITRLIDLAKSLRDAQKHGEELGLSSEETAFYDALAENESAREAMQSDTLRLMARELAEMVRRMPKLDWTQRESVRASLRRNVRRLLAKYGYPPDLAEGATQLVLRQAELSTENSE, from the coding sequence ATGACGATGTCCTCACCGACCGAGCAGCTCGTCGAGGATGTCGCCTCCGTCTATTTCGGGGCCATCGGTGCGGTGACCAGACGGGGCATCGAGATCGATGACGCGGGCGAGCGTGGCGATGCGACTCGGGTTGTGCTGACCGGCCGCCTCGGTGGCGCACTACATCGCCTCAATCCCAGTCTGCCGCATGACAGCATTGAAGAAGTCGTGCGTATCCTCTCGCGCCCGCCGCACCCGACGCTGATCCAGAACAACCGCTGGGTCCACACGCTGCTCACTGACGGCGTCGAGGTCGAGTACCGCGATGCAAAGAGCGGCGAGACACGCGGCGACCGCGCCCGGCTGGTCGATTTCGACAATCCGGCCGCGAACGATCTGCTGGTCGTGCGCCAGCTTACCGTAACCGGGGCTTCGGGCAAGAGCATCCGCCCGGACTTGACCGTATTCCTGAACGGGCTGCCGATCGCGGTGATCGAACTCAAGGACCCGACCGATACCCAAGCCGACATCGGCGTCGCCATCGATCAGTTCGACCGTTACATGAGGACGGCGCCCGACCTGTTCGTGCCGAACCTGGCGCTGGTGGTCTCGGACGGGATGCTGACCCGCGTCGGCGCGATCACCAGCGCGCGCAGCCGCTTCATGCCTTGGCGCCCGATCGACGATCGCGAGGGCGGCGGCGCGCCGACCCTGGAGGCGCTGATCCGGGGGCTGTTCGAACCGCGGACGCTGGTCGACTACCTGCGGACCTGCGTCACCTTCGAGGAGGACGAGCGCGGCGAGATCGCCAAGAAGATCGCGGGCTACCACCAGTTCCGCGCGTTGCGCAAGGCGCGCGCCAGCGTCCTTGCGCGTCTCAAACCGCCGTCCGGCACGGGCGACGGTCGCGGGGGCGTGATCTGGCACACCCAGGGCTCGGGCAAGTCGCTCACCATGTTGATGCTGGCCGGGGCGCTGATCCGCGAGCCGCGCATGACCAACCCGACGGTCGTCATGATCACCGACCGCAACGATCTGGACGATCAGCTCTTCGACACCTTCGCCGCCGGGCGCGCGCTGCTGCGGCAGGACCCGGTCCAGGCCGCGAGCCGGGAGCATCTCAAGGCGCTGCTCGACCGTGCGGCGGGCGGGGTGGTGTTCACGACGATCCAGAAGTTCGCCGAGGCGCACGGAGTGGTCTCGGAGCGCTCCAACGTGATCGTCATGGCCGACGAGGCGCACCGCAGCCAGTACGGTTTCGTCGACGGCGGGGCGCGCTGGATGCGCGAGGCGCTGCCCAACGCGACCTTCGTCGGCTTCACTGGCACGCCGCTGGAGCGCGACGACAAGAACACGATCCACGTCTTCGGCGAGTACGCGGACGTCTACGACATCCGCCAAGCGGTCGAGGACGGGGCGACCAAGCCGCTCTACTACGAATCCCGCATCATCAAACTGAAGGTGAACGAGGAGGGCGCGCGGGTCGCCGAGGAAGAGGTCGAGTACGTCGTCAACGCCGACCGCAGCGGGGAGGCAGCGGAGGACCGGATCCGCGTTCCACTGGAATCGCTCGTCGGCGCCCAGGAGCGCATCGCACGCCTGGCGGCGTTCATCGTCGAGCACTGGGAGAAGCGCCGCGCCGCGATGGAAGGCAAGGCGATGGTGGTGACCATGAGCCGCGACATCGCCGCGCGGCTCTACGAAGCGATCCGCACGCTGCGCCCGGACTGGCACGACGCGGATGACGAACTCGGCGCGATGAAGGTGGTCGTGACTGGCACCAACGAAGATCCCGAGCCGCTCAGGAACCATGTGCGCACCAAAGTCGCCCGAAAGCGCCTGGCCGAGCGCTTCAAGGCCCCCGACGACGACCTGCGCCTGGTGATCGTCTGCGACATGTGGCTGACCGGCTTCGACTGCCCGCCGGCGCACACGATGTATCTGGACAAGCCGCTGGCCGGGCACAACCTGATGCAGGCCATCGCGCGTGTGAACCGCGTCTACGGCGACAAGCCCGGCGGACTGATCGTCGACCTGCTCGGCCTGGCCGACCAGTTGGCCGATGCGCTCGCCACCTACACCCAGGCCGGTGGCACGGGCGAGGCCGTCAGGAAGGTGCAGGACGACGCAGTGCCCGCGATGCAGGCGGCCTTCGAGAAACTACGCGGCTTCTTTCACGGTTGCGACTACGAGCAGGCGCTCGACGCAGAGCCGCAAGCCGTGCTGCCGGTGTATCTGCGCGCGATCGATCACGTGTTCGGGCAGAGCGACGACGGCTGGAAACGCCTGCGCACGCTGGTCAAGGAACTGTCGGCGGCCTTCGCGCTGGCGGTGCCGCGCCCGGAGACCGAAGCCATCACACCGCATCTGGCCTTCTTCCAGCGTGCGGTGGCGATGATTCGCAAGCGACTGGCTGACGACAGCGGCGGCGGAGCTGGCCACGCCCGCCAGCGCGACATTGACGCCGCCGTGCGCCAGGTAATCGGCGGCGCGGTCGATGCCGACGAAGTCATCGACCTGTTCGCCGTCGCGGGCCTAGCGGAAGCCCGCCTCGACATCCTGAGCGATGAGTTCCTCGGCCGGGTGGCGGCGCTGGAGCAGAAGAACCTCGCCCTGGAAACGCTACGCAAGCTGCTGAACGACCAGATCCGCATCACCGAGCGCACGAACATTGTCCAGAGCAAGAAATTCCGCGAGGCGCTCGAGGACGCCATGCTGCGCTACACGAACAAGGCGATCTCAACCGCCGAGATGATCACGCGGCTGATCGATCTGGCAAAGAGCCTGCGGGATGCGCAGAAGCACGGCGAGGAGCTCGGCCTGAGCAGCGAGGAGACCGCGTTCTACGATGCGTTGGCGGAGAATGAGTCGGCCCGGGAAGCGATGCAGAGCGACACGCTGCGACTCATGGCACGGGAGCTGGCCGAGATGGTGCGCCGGATGCCGAAGCTCGATTGGACGCAACGCGAGTCAGTGCGGGCGAGCCTGCGGCGCAACGTACGGCGCCTGCTGGCCAAGTACGGCTACCCGCCGGATCTGGCGGAAGGGGCAACGCAGCTCGTCTTGCGACAGGCGGAGTTGTCGACGGAGAACTCGGAGTAA